Proteins co-encoded in one candidate division TA06 bacterium genomic window:
- the miaA gene encoding tRNA (adenosine(37)-N6)-dimethylallyltransferase MiaA translates to RRTMDELDKIWQPYIVVGGSGLYLRALIEGLVNIPAADPGIRRELKNLSGTRGNQALFKKLAECDPETAQRLGVNDGVRIVRALEVFTLTGKPLSLWFKEKRAGDARNYRLIVLDLDRKTLYQRIETRLDFMMARGLLDEVKGLLKRGYGPDSPGMQTVGYRELMACLSGKTDLAEAVRLIKRNTRHYAKRQLTWFRKMNYQQWINCLSNESPEDIANKISV, encoded by the coding sequence CCCGGCGGACGATGGATGAACTGGATAAAATCTGGCAGCCCTACATCGTGGTCGGCGGTTCCGGCCTGTACCTAAGGGCATTAATCGAAGGGCTGGTCAATATCCCTGCGGCCGATCCCGGTATCCGCCGGGAACTCAAAAACCTTTCCGGGACCAGGGGAAATCAGGCCTTGTTTAAAAAACTGGCCGAATGCGACCCGGAAACCGCCCAGAGACTCGGCGTCAACGACGGGGTGCGGATCGTCAGGGCACTGGAGGTCTTTACGCTTACCGGGAAACCATTGAGCCTTTGGTTCAAGGAAAAGCGCGCCGGGGACGCCAGGAACTATAGACTAATAGTGTTGGACCTGGACCGGAAAACGCTCTATCAAAGGATCGAGACCCGGCTTGACTTTATGATGGCCCGGGGCCTGCTGGATGAAGTGAAAGGCCTGTTAAAACGAGGCTACGGGCCGGACTCACCCGGAATGCAGACGGTGGGTTATCGGGAACTGATGGCCTGCCTTTCGGGAAAAACAGACCTGGCGGAAGCTGTTCGCCTGATCAAAAGGAACACCAGGCATTACGCCAAACGGCAGCTTACATGGTTCCGCAAAATGAATTATCAGCAATGGATAAACTGCCTGTCAAACGAAAGTCCCGAAGATATCGCCAATAAAATATCGGTTTAA